A window from Vibrio cortegadensis encodes these proteins:
- a CDS encoding TatD family hydrolase — MIDSHAHIYATEFDNDRDEVVQRALAQGIDTILLPNIDLDSIEPMLKTEAAYPDVCRSMMGLHPCYVDGDVKQTLATIHSWFEKHHFIAVGEIGIDLYWDKTFKAEQEMAFITQLNWAKEMDLPVVIHTRDSIEETLTLLRKEQNGSLRGVFHCFGGTIEEAKAINDLGFHLGLGGVSTFKNGGMDKVIPHLDLSKVILETDCPYLAPVPHRGKRNEPAYTQLIAKRISDLRDIEIEQVDILTTQNTKTLFNL, encoded by the coding sequence ATGATTGACTCACACGCCCACATTTACGCCACTGAATTTGATAATGATCGTGATGAGGTTGTGCAGCGCGCACTTGCTCAGGGTATCGACACAATCTTACTGCCCAATATCGACTTGGACTCTATCGAACCCATGCTAAAAACTGAAGCGGCTTACCCTGATGTATGTCGCTCTATGATGGGGCTGCATCCTTGCTATGTAGATGGTGATGTAAAACAGACTCTTGCAACGATCCACTCTTGGTTTGAAAAGCATCATTTCATTGCAGTTGGCGAGATAGGTATTGATCTCTATTGGGATAAGACCTTTAAAGCTGAACAGGAGATGGCTTTCATTACTCAATTAAATTGGGCAAAAGAGATGGATCTTCCTGTGGTGATCCATACTCGTGATTCGATTGAAGAGACGTTAACCCTACTACGTAAAGAACAAAATGGCTCTTTAAGAGGAGTATTTCACTGCTTTGGTGGGACAATTGAAGAAGCGAAAGCCATCAATGATCTCGGTTTTCATTTAGGTTTAGGCGGCGTATCAACATTTAAGAATGGTGGTATGGATAAAGTGATTCCACATTTAGATCTCAGTAAGGTGATCCTTGAAACCGACTGCCCATACCTTGCGCCTGTTCCGCATCGTGGTAAACGAAATGAGCCTGCGTACACGCAACTCATCGCCAAGCGTATTTCTGATCTACGAGACATCGAGATTGAACAGGTTGATATACTGACGACTCAGAATACAAAAACACTGTTTAACCTATAA
- a CDS encoding GNAT family N-acetyltransferase encodes MSVDVRVGDLQEVIAVVESIDEFVRGETIESLQLRLQGKKQLILVAEEEGTLLGFKIGYQLDDDTFYSWFGGVSPIARNKGVAQALLNEQERWVESQQYQYLKVKSRNQFPAMLRLLLRNGYAIEHFEKKEPLSASSIHFVKQLTR; translated from the coding sequence ATGTCGGTTGATGTGAGAGTGGGTGACCTGCAAGAAGTCATCGCGGTGGTTGAATCTATTGATGAATTTGTTCGAGGAGAGACCATCGAATCTTTACAACTTCGTTTACAAGGTAAAAAGCAGCTAATCCTTGTTGCCGAAGAAGAGGGCACGTTGCTTGGATTTAAAATTGGCTACCAGCTTGATGATGACACTTTCTATAGTTGGTTTGGTGGCGTTTCTCCGATTGCGAGAAATAAAGGAGTAGCCCAAGCGTTATTGAATGAGCAAGAGCGTTGGGTCGAAAGCCAGCAGTATCAGTATCTGAAAGTAAAATCTCGTAATCAGTTTCCAGCGATGCTGCGTTTACTGTTGAGAAACGGCTACGCCATTGAGCATTTCGAAAAAAAGGAGCCATTATCCGCTTCGAGCATTCATTTTGTTAAGCAATTAACACGCTAA
- the hemB gene encoding porphobilinogen synthase, whose translation MSVSIQGQFPGRRMRRMRKHDFSRRLMAENQLTVSDLIYPMFILMGKDRRESVESMPGVERLSIDLMLEEAEYLAKLGVPAIALFPVVNQDAKSLCAIEAYSPEGLVQRAVRALKEHVPQMGVITDVALDPFTTHGQDGIIDEDGYVQNDETTEVLIKQALSHAEAGADVVAPSDMMDGRIGKIREALEEAGHIHTQIMAYSAKYASCYYGPFRDAVGSSSNLKGGNKKNYQMDPANSDEAIHEVAMDINEGADMVMVKPGMPYLDIVRRVKSELQVPTFAYQVSGEYAMHKAAIQNGWLKEQETVLESLLCFKRAGADGILTYFAKDVAEWLAQENAQAAEHLNTEK comes from the coding sequence GTGTCTGTTTCAATTCAAGGTCAATTCCCAGGGCGACGTATGCGCCGCATGCGTAAACATGATTTTAGTCGCCGTCTTATGGCCGAAAATCAACTTACAGTTAGCGATCTTATTTATCCGATGTTTATTCTTATGGGTAAAGATCGTCGTGAATCGGTTGAGTCGATGCCTGGTGTTGAGCGTCTTTCTATCGATCTGATGCTCGAAGAGGCAGAGTACCTAGCCAAACTGGGCGTGCCTGCGATCGCTTTATTCCCGGTAGTGAATCAAGATGCAAAAAGCTTATGTGCTATTGAAGCATACAGCCCAGAAGGCTTAGTGCAACGAGCGGTTCGCGCATTGAAAGAACACGTGCCGCAAATGGGCGTGATTACTGATGTAGCATTAGACCCATTCACCACTCATGGCCAAGACGGCATTATTGATGAAGATGGCTACGTACAAAACGATGAAACGACAGAAGTCTTGATCAAACAGGCACTGTCTCATGCTGAAGCTGGCGCAGATGTTGTTGCTCCATCGGATATGATGGATGGCCGTATTGGTAAAATTCGTGAAGCATTAGAAGAAGCTGGGCATATTCATACTCAGATTATGGCTTACTCGGCAAAATACGCCTCTTGTTACTACGGCCCGTTCCGTGATGCCGTCGGTTCATCATCTAATTTGAAGGGTGGTAATAAGAAAAACTACCAGATGGATCCAGCAAATAGTGATGAAGCGATTCATGAAGTGGCGATGGATATCAATGAAGGTGCGGATATGGTCATGGTGAAACCGGGCATGCCGTATTTAGATATTGTTCGTCGAGTGAAGTCAGAGCTTCAAGTTCCAACGTTTGCTTACCAAGTTTCTGGTGAATATGCGATGCATAAAGCGGCGATTCAAAATGGCTGGTTAAAAGAGCAAGAGACGGTTTTAGAGTCACTACTTTGCTTTAAACGTGCGGGTGCTGATGGCATTTTAACGTACTTTGCGAAAGACGTAGCGGAATGGTTGGCGCAAGAAAATGCACAAGCCGCTGAGCACCTAAATACTGAAAAGTAG
- the tatC gene encoding twin-arginine translocase subunit TatC, with protein sequence MSSAEQTQPLISHLLELRNRLLRAIIAVIVVFLGLIYFSNEIYEFVSAPLVDRLPEGATMIATDVASPFFTPLKLTLMTSVFIAVPFILYQVWAFVAPGLYKHERRLIMPLMFSSSLLFYCGVAFAYFVVFPLVFGFFTAISLGGVEFATDISSYLDFVLALFLAFGIAFEVPVAIILLCWTGATNPKALSEKRPYIVVAAFVIGMMLTPPDMVSQTLLAIPMCILFEVGLFFARFYVRKDPDEEQVED encoded by the coding sequence ATGTCTTCTGCTGAGCAGACACAACCTTTAATTAGCCACTTGTTAGAACTGCGTAATCGTTTATTACGCGCAATCATTGCGGTGATTGTTGTTTTTCTTGGGCTGATTTATTTTTCCAATGAGATCTATGAATTTGTCTCTGCACCATTAGTGGATCGCCTGCCTGAAGGGGCAACGATGATTGCCACGGATGTTGCATCGCCATTTTTCACGCCATTGAAGTTAACCTTAATGACGTCGGTGTTCATTGCCGTGCCTTTTATTTTGTATCAGGTATGGGCCTTTGTTGCTCCTGGCTTATATAAGCACGAACGTCGTTTGATTATGCCATTAATGTTCTCTAGTTCACTGCTGTTTTACTGCGGTGTGGCTTTTGCTTATTTTGTGGTGTTCCCGTTGGTATTTGGCTTCTTTACGGCCATTTCACTCGGTGGGGTGGAGTTTGCGACCGATATTTCAAGCTATCTCGATTTTGTTCTAGCTCTGTTCCTTGCGTTTGGTATTGCGTTTGAAGTGCCTGTTGCCATCATTTTATTATGCTGGACTGGGGCGACGAATCCAAAAGCATTAAGTGAAAAGCGTCCTTACATAGTCGTTGCCGCTTTTGTTATCGGGATGATGTTAACGCCTCCAGATATGGTTTCTCAAACCCTGTTAGCGATACCTATGTGTATTCTGTTCGAAGTGGGTTTGTTCTTTGCGAGATTCTACGTGCGTAAAGATCCTGATGAAGAGCAGGTTGAAGATTAA
- the tatA gene encoding Sec-independent protein translocase subunit TatA: MGGISIWQLLIIAVIVVLLFGTKKLRGMGGDLGSAVKGFKKAMSDEDPAALKKDADFEPKNLEGQKTDTTAEIKKEKDKEQA; this comes from the coding sequence ATGGGCGGTATCAGTATTTGGCAACTCCTAATCATCGCAGTAATCGTTGTATTACTATTCGGAACTAAAAAGCTACGCGGCATGGGTGGTGATTTAGGTTCAGCTGTAAAGGGCTTTAAAAAAGCCATGAGTGATGAAGATCCTGCAGCGTTAAAGAAAGATGCGGACTTTGAACCAAAGAATCTTGAAGGGCAGAAGACGGACACCACTGCTGAAATCAAGAAAGAAAAAGACAAAGAGCAGGCATAA